The Fortiea contorta PCC 7126 genome has a segment encoding these proteins:
- a CDS encoding Rpn family recombination-promoting nuclease/putative transposase encodes MLAQVKYQQQETYFLIHVENQSYNQSELAKRIFKYFARLYEKYDLPIYPVVIFSFDEPKRPEPQNYRVAFADLNVLDFNFAAIQLNQLSWRDYLTQQNPVAAALMAKMNIPRSERPQVKAECLRLLTTLRLNPAKMQLISGFVDVYLNLNKAEEEVFKATADRMGLNNEEVYMEIITSWAREGLERGLQEGLERGLQEGLQEGRQQAQEEIALNLLRRGMTIEETVEITGLAVERVRELQARLQTEN; translated from the coding sequence TTGTTAGCACAGGTTAAATATCAACAGCAGGAAACTTATTTTTTAATTCATGTCGAAAATCAATCTTACAATCAGTCTGAACTTGCCAAGCGGATTTTTAAATATTTTGCTCGACTGTATGAAAAATATGATTTACCGATTTATCCGGTGGTAATTTTTTCATTTGATGAACCGAAACGCCCAGAACCACAAAATTATCGAGTTGCTTTTGCTGATTTAAATGTGCTCGATTTTAATTTTGCTGCTATTCAACTAAATCAGCTCAGTTGGCGAGATTATTTAACTCAACAAAATCCAGTAGCTGCAGCTTTGATGGCAAAAATGAATATTCCCCGCTCAGAACGTCCACAGGTGAAGGCGGAATGTTTGCGGTTGCTGACCACACTTAGGTTAAATCCAGCAAAAATGCAATTAATTTCTGGGTTTGTGGATGTGTATTTGAATTTGAATAAAGCTGAAGAAGAAGTGTTTAAAGCGACAGCCGATAGAATGGGATTAAACAACGAAGAGGTATATATGGAAATAATAACAAGTTGGGCAAGAGAAGGTTTGGAAAGAGGTCTTCAAGAAGGTTTGGAAAGAGGTCTTCAAGAAGGTCTTCAAGAAGGTCGTCAGCAAGCACAAGAAGAGATTGCACTAAATTTACTCCGCAGGGGGATGACAATAGAAGAAACTGTAGAAATTACTGGGTTAGCTGTGGAACGAGTGCGGGAGTTACAGGCGCGGTTACAAACGGAAAATTAA
- a CDS encoding zinc-dependent alcohol dehydrogenase family protein, with protein MKAALMTAAGNSGVLQLQEVPQPTPKSTELLIRLVAAGVNPIDTKLRHRGTFYPQQMPAILGCDGAGIVEKVGADVRNFRPGDAVYFCYGGLGAHQGNYAEYNVVDERFVARKPSSITFAEAAAAPLVLITAWEALYERGRLEPREKVLIHAGAGGVGHVAIQLAKLKGAGVATTVSSQEKANFVKQLGADEIIFYQQTDFVQAALNWTNGEGVDLAFDTVGGETFDKTFPAVRMYGDIVTILEPPANTNWKIARNRNLRISLELMLTPMLQGITESSQHQAEILAQSATWMDEGKLKIHVSHKFSLAEAAKAHQLIENGSITGKIVLLIADE; from the coding sequence GTGAAAGCAGCCTTGATGACAGCAGCGGGTAATTCCGGGGTGTTGCAATTACAAGAAGTCCCTCAACCTACGCCAAAAAGCACCGAACTTTTAATTCGCTTAGTCGCAGCTGGTGTCAATCCCATTGATACCAAACTGCGTCACCGGGGTACATTCTACCCCCAGCAAATGCCGGCTATTTTGGGATGTGACGGTGCTGGTATTGTGGAAAAAGTAGGTGCTGATGTGCGAAATTTTCGTCCAGGAGACGCCGTATATTTTTGCTATGGTGGCTTAGGTGCACATCAAGGAAATTACGCAGAATATAACGTTGTTGATGAGCGATTCGTAGCCCGTAAACCTTCTTCCATAACCTTTGCAGAAGCTGCTGCTGCACCTCTAGTATTAATCACCGCTTGGGAAGCTTTATACGAACGAGGAAGATTAGAACCCAGAGAAAAAGTATTAATTCATGCTGGTGCTGGAGGCGTTGGACATGTAGCAATTCAACTAGCAAAACTCAAAGGTGCTGGTGTTGCCACCACCGTCAGTTCACAGGAAAAGGCGAATTTTGTCAAGCAATTAGGTGCTGACGAAATCATTTTTTACCAACAAACAGACTTTGTACAGGCGGCTTTAAATTGGACTAATGGCGAGGGTGTGGATTTGGCTTTTGACACTGTTGGTGGTGAAACCTTTGACAAAACCTTCCCCGCAGTCAGGATGTACGGCGATATCGTGACGATTTTAGAACCACCAGCCAACACCAATTGGAAAATCGCTAGAAATCGCAATCTCCGCATCAGCTTAGAATTAATGTTGACACCGATGCTGCAAGGAATCACTGAAAGTTCACAGCACCAAGCAGAAATCCTCGCACAATCTGCAACTTGGATGGATGAAGGTAAGTTAAAAATCCATGTTAGTCACAAGTTTTCCCTCGCGGAAGCAGCAAAAGCTCACCAATTAATCGAAAATGGCTCTATCACAGGTAAAATTGTTCTGCTGATTGCCGATGAATAA
- a CDS encoding pentapeptide repeat-containing protein: protein MREGNLMVNLRQMVIDLRPENLVFRDNFYQLLRKELQKTGGKTLGLDLSYSLILGDFIGSDLGLKTPLYAQAIAPIFTATEQEQLESLRLVCLSALAIDLPESKDCRSLLASPANISSEINVFRGVLTLVQTRFNGEVNFANTFFLQSIDAQGAIFTQPTNWTEARFSRAVSFNGASFRQLSSFSGSIFFNKANFKQVQFQEVSDFHGCIFADSANFNQGGFKQVAKFSSVQWQGDVDFSEVRFANQVQFTKASFEQFLFLIETSFEQAVSFRETQFNQSVNLKGASILNQADFSDAKWAKDTFLNIPGLTFNSNQAKILGNPGQIGKMFRVPSLQGNQNVLRNLGQNFRQQQQIADTNQLEYTKQRLRLIELTRRLMATNINSADTANLQKLGFSANQASAIVERRLSKLFRNRSELLTLADIDLETYNKLSDRLVVSEPLSFGGWLLQAWGWLALSVLLLLSGYGTNFWLVFGVGGVAIAFFGLIFWLVDRYRRLHPVAIIPTNSEAISILVSFSCLTFFSLLAIFRNSEQPWLTLGCLLIIIVPLPVALICRLYQQGRYHDLMDVSYFTEDGTMRQLRLLIGRLPIIPRNQTFRERYMPLLSDRGWNWLNYYDFSLNNLVRLGFNDIRMRDEHLPGIIATLAWYEWSLGVLYITLVLWTLSRTIPGLNLLIYLK from the coding sequence ATGCGTGAAGGTAATTTGATGGTAAATTTGCGGCAAATGGTTATAGATTTACGACCAGAAAATTTGGTTTTCCGCGATAATTTTTACCAATTACTGCGAAAAGAATTACAAAAAACTGGAGGAAAAACTTTAGGTTTAGACTTGAGTTATTCACTAATTTTGGGAGATTTTATCGGGAGTGATTTAGGGTTAAAAACACCGCTTTATGCTCAAGCGATCGCTCCTATTTTTACGGCTACTGAACAAGAACAATTAGAAAGTTTGCGTTTGGTTTGTTTATCAGCTTTGGCGATTGATTTACCTGAGTCTAAAGATTGTCGATCGCTGTTAGCATCTCCAGCGAATATATCTAGTGAGATCAATGTTTTTCGCGGTGTTTTAACTTTGGTACAAACCCGGTTTAATGGGGAAGTTAATTTTGCCAATACATTTTTTTTGCAGTCGATTGACGCCCAAGGTGCAATTTTTACTCAACCGACTAACTGGACTGAAGCTAGATTCAGTCGTGCTGTTAGCTTTAATGGTGCTAGCTTTCGACAATTGAGTAGTTTTTCTGGGAGTATCTTTTTTAATAAGGCTAATTTTAAGCAAGTACAATTTCAAGAAGTCAGTGATTTTCACGGCTGTATTTTTGCAGATAGCGCTAATTTTAACCAAGGTGGTTTTAAGCAAGTAGCAAAATTTAGTAGTGTACAATGGCAAGGAGATGTTGATTTTTCTGAGGTGAGATTTGCCAATCAAGTACAATTTACTAAGGCTAGTTTTGAGCAATTTTTATTTTTAATTGAAACCAGTTTTGAGCAAGCTGTGAGCTTTCGGGAAACGCAATTCAATCAATCTGTAAATTTGAAGGGTGCGAGTATTCTTAACCAAGCAGATTTTAGTGATGCGAAATGGGCTAAAGATACTTTTTTAAATATACCTGGTTTAACTTTTAATTCTAACCAAGCAAAAATTTTAGGTAATCCTGGACAAATTGGGAAAATGTTTCGTGTACCTTCACTGCAAGGTAATCAAAATGTGTTAAGAAATTTGGGACAAAATTTCCGTCAGCAGCAACAAATTGCTGATACTAATCAATTAGAGTATACTAAACAGCGATTGCGATTAATCGAATTAACTCGCCGTTTGATGGCGACAAATATTAATAGTGCTGATACCGCTAATTTACAAAAGCTGGGTTTTTCTGCAAATCAAGCATCAGCAATAGTTGAACGCAGGTTGAGCAAATTATTTCGTAATCGCAGTGAGTTATTAACTTTAGCAGATATTGATTTGGAAACATACAATAAATTAAGCGATCGCTTAGTTGTTAGCGAACCTCTCTCTTTTGGCGGATGGTTATTACAAGCTTGGGGTTGGTTGGCTTTGAGTGTGTTATTACTATTAAGTGGATATGGAACAAATTTTTGGTTAGTTTTTGGTGTTGGTGGAGTAGCGATCGCATTTTTTGGCTTAATATTTTGGTTAGTAGACCGCTATCGTCGCTTACATCCTGTAGCAATTATTCCTACCAATTCTGAAGCCATATCTATTTTAGTTAGTTTTAGCTGTTTGACATTTTTCAGCCTCTTAGCTATTTTCCGCAATTCCGAACAGCCTTGGCTAACATTAGGTTGTCTTTTAATTATTATTGTCCCTCTACCAGTGGCTTTAATTTGCCGACTTTACCAGCAGGGACGCTACCACGATTTAATGGATGTTTCCTACTTCACAGAAGATGGTACTATGCGACAGTTACGATTATTAATTGGGCGCTTACCAATCATACCCAGAAATCAAACTTTTAGAGAAAGATACATGCCTTTGTTGAGCGATCGCGGTTGGAATTGGTTGAATTATTATGACTTTAGTCTCAACAATTTAGTCAGATTAGGATTTAACGATATTCGGATGCGAGATGAACATTTACCAGGAATTATCGCCACACTTGCTTGGTATGAATGGAGTTTGGGAGTACTTTATATCACTTTAGTTTTGTGGACTCTCTCACGCACAATTCCCGGATTAAATTTATTGATTTATCTCAAATAA
- the rnhA gene encoding ribonuclease HI, which translates to MSIQRQIQSIYTDGACTGNPGPGGWGTVVYFHDGSIHEMGDASAHTTNNKMEMQAAIAALKFFKTSGQTQSITLYTDSEYLINCVTKWIKGWKKKGWKKADGNPVQNQDLLEILDDLNSNLVNWQHVRGHSGNIGNERCDAIARAFASGKTPSLQQSFAIDSLRELSPKTEVNVAKVSDFQVDSTIINTHEQEFSTLLSDLTIMESHITPTTATIDEKPPELRITQLRNLVETLRIADEIATKGYLITSSELADLMDVHASAVTSRGDQWRWRNWIVSRVRREGNQILWELERGDQIGGEAE; encoded by the coding sequence ATGTCAATTCAACGCCAAATTCAAAGTATATACACTGATGGAGCTTGTACAGGTAATCCAGGCCCTGGAGGTTGGGGTACTGTAGTTTATTTTCATGATGGTTCAATTCATGAAATGGGCGATGCATCTGCCCATACAACTAATAATAAAATGGAGATGCAAGCGGCGATCGCTGCGCTAAAATTCTTCAAAACATCGGGACAAACTCAATCCATTACTCTTTATACCGATAGCGAATACCTGATCAACTGCGTGACAAAGTGGATCAAAGGTTGGAAAAAGAAAGGCTGGAAAAAAGCCGATGGTAATCCTGTCCAAAACCAAGATTTGTTAGAAATTTTAGATGACCTCAATAGCAACTTAGTCAATTGGCAACATGTCCGGGGTCACTCAGGTAACATAGGTAACGAGCGCTGTGATGCGATCGCTCGCGCCTTTGCTAGCGGTAAAACCCCCTCCCTACAACAATCTTTCGCTATAGATTCTCTACGAGAGCTATCGCCAAAAACTGAAGTAAATGTAGCAAAAGTGTCTGATTTCCAGGTTGACTCTACAATAATTAACACACACGAACAAGAATTTAGTACTCTGCTATCAGACTTAACTATTATGGAGTCACATATCACACCTACTACTGCCACAATTGACGAAAAACCGCCGGAGTTGAGAATCACACAACTCCGCAACTTGGTAGAAACTCTGCGGATTGCTGATGAAATTGCTACTAAAGGTTACTTAATTACCAGTTCCGAACTCGCCGACCTGATGGATGTTCACGCCAGCGCTGTCACCAGTCGAGGCGATCAATGGCGCTGGCGAAACTGGATTGTTTCACGAGTCAGGCGTGAAGGTAATCAAATTCTCTGGGAATTAGAACGGGGCGATCAAATTGGAGGTGAAGCTGAATAA
- the cruG gene encoding 2'-O-glycosyltransferase CruG — MTDASIIESFLLLVLLLIQLPATAILLSRLIKGPRRHPPIQPQQPTPDLLGTVSVVVPTLNEALRISPLLAGLSRQSYEVREIIVVDSNSQDGTPDLVKAAQQQDPRFRLVTDDPLPPGWVGRPWALHNGFLHSAQASQWFLGMDADTVPDPGLVAGLLQTATAQGYDLVSLSPQFVLKYPGECWLQPALLMTLLYRFDPAGINTEQPERVMANGQCFLCRRTVLAAVDGYTSASDSFCDDVTLARHIAAQGFKVGFLDGAKILKVRMYEGAIETWKEWGRSLDLKDASPRAQIWADLWLLCAVQGLPLLIVVYFLLSPQPPFASSPRLLLLGLNVFLLVIRFAMLLAIAPSYDLQNAKGGWLFWLSPLADPLAVLRIFLSAFHTPREWRGRKYG; from the coding sequence ATGACAGACGCTTCAATTATTGAAAGCTTCTTACTACTCGTATTGCTACTCATTCAACTACCAGCAACAGCAATTCTCCTCTCGCGCCTAATCAAAGGCCCCAGACGCCATCCTCCCATTCAACCCCAGCAACCGACACCCGACCTCTTAGGTACTGTCAGTGTTGTTGTCCCTACACTCAATGAAGCATTGCGGATTAGTCCTTTGCTAGCCGGCTTGAGTCGCCAAAGCTATGAAGTCCGCGAGATTATCGTTGTGGACAGTAATTCCCAAGACGGTACCCCTGATTTAGTGAAAGCTGCACAACAACAAGACCCCCGCTTTCGCCTAGTCACAGACGACCCCCTCCCTCCTGGTTGGGTGGGGCGTCCTTGGGCGTTGCATAATGGTTTTCTGCACAGTGCACAAGCGAGTCAATGGTTTTTGGGTATGGATGCAGATACAGTACCTGATCCTGGTTTGGTGGCTGGTTTGCTGCAAACAGCTACAGCCCAAGGATATGATTTGGTGTCGCTCTCACCTCAGTTTGTCCTCAAATACCCTGGGGAATGCTGGTTACAACCAGCTTTGTTGATGACTCTGTTATATCGATTTGATCCGGCGGGAATTAACACAGAACAACCAGAAAGGGTCATGGCTAATGGACAGTGCTTTTTGTGCCGTCGCACCGTATTAGCCGCTGTGGACGGTTACACAAGTGCGAGTGATTCTTTTTGTGATGATGTGACTTTGGCGCGACATATAGCCGCCCAGGGGTTTAAAGTGGGCTTTTTGGATGGTGCAAAAATACTCAAGGTACGGATGTATGAAGGTGCAATTGAGACATGGAAGGAGTGGGGAAGGAGCCTAGATTTAAAAGATGCATCACCCCGCGCGCAGATTTGGGCGGATTTGTGGTTACTTTGTGCAGTTCAGGGTTTACCTTTACTGATTGTCGTCTACTTTTTGCTTTCCCCCCAGCCCCCCTTCGCCTCATCGCCCCGTCTGTTATTGCTGGGACTGAATGTATTTTTGTTGGTAATTCGCTTTGCTATGCTGTTGGCGATCGCCCCCTCCTATGACCTGCAAAACGCCAAAGGCGGGTGGTTATTTTGGCTTTCCCCTCTGGCTGACCCTTTAGCCGTGTTGCGAATTTTCCTATCTGCATTCCACACACCACGAGAGTGGCGGGGAAGAAAGTATGGGTAA
- the rpmA gene encoding 50S ribosomal protein L27 codes for MAHKKGTGSTRNGRDSNAQRLGVKRYGGQAVRAGNILVRQRGTKYHPGNNVGIGSDDTLFALIDGVVTFERKGKSRKKVSVYTPVAAAAEVAVGE; via the coding sequence ATGGCTCACAAGAAAGGAACAGGTAGTACCCGCAACGGTCGTGATTCTAACGCTCAACGCCTGGGCGTAAAGCGCTATGGTGGTCAAGCTGTCCGCGCCGGCAATATCCTTGTGCGGCAACGTGGTACAAAATATCACCCTGGTAATAATGTCGGTATCGGTAGTGATGATACTCTATTCGCTCTCATTGACGGCGTTGTCACCTTTGAGCGCAAGGGTAAATCCCGTAAAAAAGTTAGCGTTTATACACCAGTTGCGGCGGCGGCTGAAGTCGCTGTTGGTGAATAG
- the rplU gene encoding 50S ribosomal protein L21 has translation MTYAIIETGGKQIRVEAGRFYDIELLSVEPEEKVTIDAVLLLAHDGGVTIGQPRVAGATVEGTVLRHLRGRKVLVYKMKPKKKTRKKRGHRQEITRLMINSINLNGEVLAAQEAESTQNPEVDSQSAAEAAE, from the coding sequence ATGACCTACGCAATTATTGAAACTGGCGGCAAACAAATACGAGTTGAGGCGGGTCGATTTTATGACATCGAGCTGCTAAGTGTCGAACCAGAAGAAAAAGTGACAATAGACGCAGTATTGCTATTAGCGCACGACGGCGGAGTTACTATCGGACAACCACGTGTAGCAGGTGCGACCGTGGAAGGAACTGTACTCAGACATCTGCGAGGTCGTAAAGTCCTGGTCTATAAGATGAAGCCTAAAAAGAAAACCCGCAAAAAACGGGGACATCGCCAGGAAATCACCAGACTGATGATTAACTCTATTAACCTGAATGGTGAAGTGTTGGCGGCTCAAGAAGCTGAAAGCACCCAAAACCCAGAGGTCGATAGCCAATCTGCTGCAGAAGCTGCTGAATAA
- a CDS encoding nucleotidyltransferase domain-containing protein codes for MKRIEVEQRTIFIGLAGSHGYGLNRPDSDFDYRGVFIAPKRYYLGFDHVEQKESGWDEPGIFPFLDDNKDTVIYELKKVLQLLSGANPNVLELLWLPNYPVLTPVGQHLINHKQLFLSKKVKHTYTGYAFAQIKKMETHRKWLLNPPQKKPLPADFGIEDEAPLIKEDLNAFLEYLYNLIRGRIEFLEEAEQLYQLLTADIDFKGVLKQYTLPDETLEYTQKLTNSRKDFIRLLQKSQTYQVALREWKAYLSWQENRNPVRAEMERKSGFDLKHGMHCIRLLRSGLEILKTSQVFVDRKIAGDVEDLRAILQGEYTYEQVMKMAEDLVAQMDIIYDQSTLPHKPDVSQINELCMELVEMQGW; via the coding sequence ATGAAAAGAATAGAAGTTGAACAAAGAACGATTTTTATCGGGTTAGCAGGTAGTCATGGTTATGGATTAAATCGTCCCGATTCTGATTTCGATTATCGGGGTGTATTTATCGCACCTAAAAGATATTATTTGGGATTTGACCATGTAGAACAAAAAGAATCTGGTTGGGATGAACCGGGAATATTTCCCTTTTTGGATGACAATAAAGATACGGTTATTTATGAACTCAAGAAAGTCCTGCAGTTATTATCGGGAGCTAATCCCAATGTTTTAGAGTTGTTATGGTTGCCTAATTATCCTGTATTGACTCCTGTCGGACAGCATTTAATTAATCATAAACAGTTATTTTTGAGTAAGAAGGTGAAGCATACATACACTGGTTATGCTTTTGCTCAAATCAAAAAGATGGAAACTCATCGCAAGTGGTTGTTAAATCCTCCACAAAAGAAACCATTACCCGCAGATTTTGGTATTGAAGATGAAGCACCACTAATTAAGGAGGATTTAAATGCTTTTTTGGAGTATTTATATAATTTAATTAGGGGAAGGATTGAGTTTTTGGAAGAAGCTGAACAGTTATATCAACTGTTGACAGCGGATATTGATTTTAAAGGTGTGCTGAAGCAATATACTTTGCCTGATGAAACTTTAGAATACACCCAAAAGTTAACTAATAGTCGTAAAGATTTTATTCGCTTACTGCAAAAAAGCCAAACTTATCAAGTAGCGTTAAGAGAATGGAAAGCTTATTTATCATGGCAAGAAAATAGAAATCCCGTGAGAGCGGAAATGGAAAGAAAATCTGGTTTTGACTTGAAGCATGGGATGCACTGCATTAGATTACTACGCAGCGGGTTAGAAATATTGAAAACTAGTCAGGTGTTTGTGGATAGGAAAATAGCTGGTGATGTTGAAGATTTAAGAGCTATTCTCCAGGGTGAATATACATATGAGCAGGTGATGAAAATGGCAGAAGATTTAGTTGCTCAAATGGATATTATTTATGACCAATCGACACTACCTCACAAACCTGATGTATCACAAATTAATGAGCTGTGTATGGAATTGGTGGAGATGCAGGGGTGGTGA
- the bchI gene encoding magnesium chelatase ATPase subunit I yields MSPTAQTTASRRRVVFPFTAIVGQEEMKLALLLNVIDPKIGGVMIMGDRGTGKSTTIRALADLLPEIPVVANDPFNSDPSDPDVMSDEVRQLLEQGAEIPIAHKKVQMVDLPLGATEDRVCGTIDIEKALSEGVKAFEPGLLAKANRGILYVDEVNLLDDHLVDVLLDSAASGWNTVEREGISIRHPARFVLVGSGNPEEGELRPQLLDRFGMHAEIHTVREPALRVQIVEQRAEFDQNPLAFVEKYKPEQEALQEKIVKAQNLLSAVKSDYDTRVKISEICSELDVDGLRGDIVTNRAAKALTAFEERTEVTVDDIRRVITLCLRHRLRKDPLESIDSGYKVEKAFARVFGVELPENDTAQKNGTGQLKTGVR; encoded by the coding sequence GTGAGTCCTACTGCTCAAACCACAGCCAGTCGGCGACGTGTGGTATTCCCGTTTACAGCAATTGTCGGTCAGGAAGAAATGAAGCTGGCACTGCTGTTAAACGTGATTGACCCCAAAATTGGTGGTGTAATGATTATGGGCGATCGCGGTACCGGTAAGTCAACAACCATCCGCGCCCTAGCCGACCTCCTCCCAGAAATCCCCGTCGTCGCTAACGACCCCTTCAATAGCGACCCCAGCGACCCTGACGTCATGAGCGATGAAGTCCGCCAATTGCTAGAACAAGGGGCAGAAATTCCCATAGCTCACAAAAAAGTCCAGATGGTAGACTTGCCCCTAGGCGCCACAGAAGACCGGGTTTGCGGTACCATCGACATCGAAAAAGCTTTATCTGAAGGTGTCAAAGCTTTTGAACCAGGACTACTCGCCAAAGCTAACCGGGGTATCCTCTACGTAGACGAAGTTAACTTACTCGACGACCACCTCGTAGACGTATTACTCGACTCAGCCGCCAGCGGTTGGAACACCGTAGAAAGAGAAGGAATTTCCATCCGTCACCCCGCCCGGTTTGTCCTCGTCGGTTCAGGAAACCCCGAAGAAGGCGAACTGCGTCCCCAACTTCTAGACCGCTTCGGAATGCACGCCGAAATTCACACAGTCAGAGAACCAGCCCTGCGAGTACAAATCGTGGAACAACGAGCGGAATTTGACCAAAACCCGCTGGCGTTCGTCGAAAAATACAAACCAGAGCAAGAAGCATTACAAGAGAAAATTGTCAAGGCACAAAATCTCTTGTCAGCAGTCAAAAGCGACTATGACACGCGGGTGAAAATTTCGGAAATCTGCTCAGAATTAGATGTGGATGGTTTGCGGGGTGATATCGTCACCAACCGCGCCGCCAAAGCGTTGACAGCTTTTGAAGAACGCACCGAAGTTACAGTTGATGATATCCGACGTGTCATTACCTTATGTCTGCGTCACCGACTGCGGAAAGACCCCTTAGAATCAATTGATTCCGGCTACAAAGTAGAAAAAGCCTTTGCGCGAGTCTTTGGTGTAGAGTTACCAGAAAATGACACCGCACAAAAAAATGGCACAGGTCAATTGAAAACTGGTGTAAGGTAG
- a CDS encoding P-loop NTPase fold protein produces the protein MALDLQKFYQATNPSRTLVINDEVDAKYYIDFSSVRGGDIISRLKQKITYFQPNEPTCTLFTGHIGCGKSTELIRLKAELEVLGFHVVYFESSDDLEMTDVDIADVLLAIARRVSQSLDKIILEKSDRLQELLEGAWKVLNSEVTGVKVKVPGVGDFGVTAEKEKFSLALGIGEITTKTKSDPTLREKLNQYLAPQKKQLLTAINQELLEPAIEKLKQQGQMGLVVIVDNLDRIDNRAKSWGRPQQEYLFVDQGEFLTKLNCHLVYTMPLSLKFSNDYGMLTQRFPEDPKVLPMVPVQWPDGSVHAQGMALMQQMVLARAFPDIQADERLNYITEIFDSPAALERLCIMSGGHVRDLLRLVNTWIMEEMQLPLRRETLDQVIRARRNEMILPISDEEWQLLRHVRQRKKVSDDNGYQKLIRSRFVFEYRDGGESWFDVNPILVEARELV, from the coding sequence ATGGCTTTAGATTTGCAGAAATTTTATCAAGCAACTAACCCCAGCCGGACTTTGGTGATTAATGATGAGGTGGATGCGAAGTATTATATTGATTTTTCGTCGGTGCGGGGTGGGGATATTATTAGTCGGTTGAAGCAAAAAATTACGTATTTTCAGCCTAATGAACCGACTTGTACGCTGTTTACTGGGCATATTGGTTGTGGAAAATCGACGGAACTGATTCGGCTGAAAGCAGAATTGGAAGTTTTGGGTTTTCATGTGGTTTATTTTGAGTCGAGCGATGACTTGGAAATGACTGATGTGGATATTGCTGATGTGTTGTTGGCGATCGCTCGGCGTGTGAGTCAAAGTCTGGATAAAATTATTCTGGAGAAGAGTGACCGTTTGCAGGAGTTGTTGGAAGGTGCATGGAAGGTGCTTAACTCTGAGGTGACGGGGGTAAAAGTTAAGGTTCCTGGGGTGGGTGATTTTGGTGTCACGGCTGAGAAGGAAAAGTTTTCTTTGGCTTTGGGTATTGGTGAAATTACTACGAAGACGAAAAGTGACCCCACGCTACGGGAGAAGTTAAATCAATATCTCGCACCACAAAAAAAGCAACTGCTGACAGCGATTAATCAAGAACTCTTAGAGCCAGCAATCGAAAAACTCAAACAACAGGGTCAAATGGGTTTGGTGGTGATTGTTGATAATCTCGACCGCATTGATAACCGCGCTAAGTCTTGGGGACGTCCACAACAAGAATATTTGTTTGTAGACCAAGGGGAGTTTCTGACTAAGCTGAATTGTCATCTGGTGTATACAATGCCGTTGTCGCTGAAGTTTTCTAATGATTATGGAATGCTGACGCAGCGATTTCCTGAAGACCCGAAGGTGCTGCCGATGGTTCCTGTACAATGGCCGGATGGCAGTGTTCATGCTCAGGGAATGGCGCTGATGCAACAAATGGTGTTAGCCAGAGCCTTTCCGGATATACAAGCAGATGAACGCCTGAATTATATTACAGAAATATTTGATAGTCCCGCCGCCCTGGAACGGTTGTGTATTATGAGTGGCGGTCATGTGCGGGATTTATTGCGGTTGGTGAATACTTGGATTATGGAAGAAATGCAACTTCCCCTACGCCGTGAAACTTTAGACCAAGTTATTCGCGCTCGTCGCAACGAAATGATTTTACCGATTTCTGACGAAGAATGGCAATTGCTGCGCCATGTGAGGCAGAGAAAAAAAGTCAGCGACGACAACGGATATCAAAAACTGATTCGCAGCCGTTTTGTATTTGAATATCGAGATGGGGGTGAATCTTGGTTTGATGTCAATCCCATTTTGGTTGAAGCGAGGGAATTAGTTTAA